One Sebastes umbrosus isolate fSebUmb1 chromosome 6, fSebUmb1.pri, whole genome shotgun sequence DNA window includes the following coding sequences:
- the naca gene encoding nascent polypeptide-associated complex subunit alpha isoform X4, producing MPGEATETVPVTEQEMQQPQVETATPPAPSSSQKPQAASGPAKPKGKDAKSAQGSSAPKAVPGRRKRSSMSASSSSPTSPKSATATTPLSPVTSPLATSPGSSPAARFTPKVVKAGKQGKAKKGEAFVPVPSPVECKVTPVKEKPVEANLMQTVVEAKPAPVEPNKPSAAAAKPVVAPAAFKVTSKPAVAAPVSFSDTLASSPPTSVEFKTASSKVAPVFAAADDDLPPLIPPVKPVKMPEPLPPVDATKVASKPKMDIELQSVPVEVAKAVTMVKSAPIESAKVVAKASTAAVEVVKAAPAKIEAVKEAPPIKHAPVEADKPAVVAKPAPVEAAKPAVVAKPAPVEAAKPAAEAKPAPVEAVKPAAEAKLAPVEAAKPVVVAKPAPVEAAKPAVVAKPAPVEAAKSAVVAKPAPVEAAVAEPAPVEAVKPAAEAKPAPVEAAKPAVVAKPAPVEAVKPAAEAKPAPIEAAKSAVIAKPAPVEAAKPAFVAKPAPVEAEKPAAEAKPAQIEAAKPVAKPKPAPVEAAKPVAEPKPAPVEAAKPVAEPKPAPVEAAKPVAEHKPAHVEAAKPVAEHKPTAAEVTKPAPVVVAKPATEAELVKAAPAEVPSKPAAEPSSAPLKPASVEPAVPAPVPHKLTFAEAVAKPAPVKPEVEVIGKTPSEPISSPKPAPKPAKTPVKVEPVIKNDKGSGTESDSDDSVPELEEQDSAQTQTQQAQLAAAAEIDEEPVSKAKQSRSEKKARKAMSKLGLRQVTGVTRVTIRKSKNILFVITKPDVYKSPASDTYIVFGEAKIEDLSQQAQLAAAEKFKVQGEAVSNIQENTQTPTVQEESEEEEVDDTGVEVKDIELVMSQANVSRTKAVRALKNNNNDIVNAIMELTM from the exons CTACACCTCCTGCCCCATCTTCCTCCCAGAAACCTCAGGCAGCTTCTGGCCCTGCAAAGCCCAAAGGCAAAGATGCCAAGAGTGCGCAGGGCTCCTCTGCCCCAAAGGCTGTCCCTGGCAGAAGAAAACGCTCCTCTATGTctgcctcttcttcctctcccacCTCACCGAAATCTGCTACTGCCACTACCCCTCTGTCACCTGTTACATCTCCCCTAGCTACCTCACCTGGCAGCTCTCCTGCTGCCCGCTTCACCCCGAAAGTTGTCAAGGCTGGCAAACAAGGAAAAGCTAAGAAAGGAGAGGCTTTTGTGCCTGTTCCTTCCCCTGTGGAGTGCAAGGTCACACCAGTAAAGGAAAAACCAGTAGAGGCTAACCTCATGCAAACTGTTGTTGAAGCTAAACCTGCCCCAGTTGAGCCAAACAAAccatcagcagctgctgcaaAGCCTGTTGTTGCCCCAGCTGCTTTTAAAGTTACCTCAAAGCCTGCTGTGGCAGCTCCAGTTTCATTTTCAGATACTCTTGCCTCTAGCCCTCCCACATCAGTTGAATTTAAGACAGCTTCATCAAAGGTTGCTCCTGTTTTTgcagctgctgatgatgatCTCCCTCCACTGATTCCACCTGTGAAGCCAGTTAAAATGCCAGAACCTCTTCCCCCTGTAGACGCTACTAAGGTAGCATCTAAACCTAAGATGGATATTGAGCTTCAGTCTGTGCCTGTTGAAGTTGCCAAAGCAGTAACCATGGTTAAATCTGCACCTATTGAAAGTGCTAAAGTGGTTGCTAAAGCCTCAACTGCAGCTGTTGAGGTTGTTAAAGCAGCCCCAGCCAAAATTGAGGCTGTTAAGGAGGCTCCCCCAATCAAACATGCTCCCGTTGAGGCTGATAAGCCAGCTGTTGTGGCTAAACCTGCTCCCGTTGAGGCTGCTAAGCCAGCTGTTGTGGCCAAACCTGCTCCTGTCGAG GCTGCGAAGCCAGCTGCTGAGGCCAAACCTGCCCCTGTTGAG GCTGTTAAGCCAGCTGCTGAGGCCAAACTAGCTCCAGTTGAGGCTGCTAAGCCAGTTGTTGTAGCCAAACCTGCTCCCGTTGAGGCTGCTAAGCCAGCTGTTGTAGCCAAACCTGCTCCCGTTGAGGCTGCTAAGTCAGCTGTTGTAGCCAAACCTGCCCCTGTTGAGGCTGCTGTAGCCGAACCTGCTCCCGTTGAGGCTGTTAAGCCAGCTGCTGAGGCAAAACCTGCTCCAGTTGAGGCTGCTAAACCTGCTGTTGTAGCCAAACCTGCTCCCGTTGAGGCTGTTAAGCCAGCTGCTGAGGCAAAACCTGCTCCAATTGAGGCTGCTAAGTCAGCTGTTATAGCCAAACCTGCTCCTGTTGAGGCTGCTAAGCCAGCCTTTGTAGCCAAACCTGCTCCCGTTGAGGCTGAAAAGCCAGCTGCTGAGGCCAAACCTGCTCAAATTGAGGCTGCTAAACCAGTTGCAAAACCTAAACCAGCTCCCGTTGAGGCTGCTAAGCCAGTTGCAGAACCTAAACCAGCTCCCGTTGAGGCTGCTAAACCAGTTGCAGAACCTAAACCAGCTCCCGTTGAGGCTGCTAAACCAGTTGCAGAACATAAACCAGCTCACGTTGAGGCTGCTAAACCAGTTGCAGAACATAAACCAACTGCCGCTGAGGTTACCAAGCCGGCCCCTGTTGTGGTTGCTAAGCCAGCTACTGAGGCAGAATTGGTCAAGGCGGCACCTGCCGAGGTGCCTTCCAAACCAGCAGCTGAGCCTTCATCTGCTCCCCTAAAACCCGCTTCAGTTGAGCCTGCTGTTCCTGCCCCAGTTCCCCATAAACTCACATTTGCTGAGGCAGTTGCAAAACCTGCCCCTGTTAAACCTGAGGTTGAGGTAATTGGTAAGACTCCTTCTGAACCCATCTCATCACCCAAACCTGCCCCCAAACCTGCTAAAACCCCAGTCAAGGTGGAGCCTGTGATCAAGAACGACAAGg GATCCGGTACTGAGTCAGACAGCGATGACTCAGTCCCTGAGCTGGAGGAACAGGACTCTgcgcagacacagacacagcaagCTCAG CTTGCAGCAGCTGCTGAAATTGACGAGGAACCGGTCAGCAAAGCCAAACAGAGCCGCAGTGAAAAGAAGGCACGAAAG GCAATGTCAAAGCTTGGTCTCAGGCAGGTAACAGGGGTCACCAGGGTCACCATTCGCAAGTCAAAGAACATCTTGTTTGTCATCACCAAACCAGACGTCTACAAGAGCCCTGCATCAGACACATACATAGTCTTCGGTGAAGCTAAG ATTGAAGATCTCTCACAGCAAGCCCAGCTGGCCGCCGCAGAAAAATTCAAGGTACAGGGAGAAGCTGTTTCAAACATccaggaaaacacacagacgCCAACAGTACAGGAGGAGAGCGAAGAAGAAGAG GTGGATGACACCGGAGTGGAGGTCAAGGACATTGAACTCGTCATGTCACAAGCCAACGTGTCGCGGACGAAGGCTGTACGCGctctgaaaaacaacaacaacgacattGTCAATGCTATTATG GAGTTGACAATGTAA
- the naca gene encoding nascent polypeptide-associated complex subunit alpha isoform X20 has translation MPGEATETVPVTEQEMQQPQVETATPPAPSSSQKPQAASGPAKPKGKDAKSAQGSSAPKAVPGRRKRSSMSASSSSPTSPKSATATTPLSPVTSPLATSPGSSPAARFTPKVVKAGKQGKAKKGEAFVPVPSPVECKVTPVKEKPVEANLMQTVVEAKPAPVEPNKPSAAAAKPVVAPAAFKVTSKPAVAAPVSFSDTLASSPPTSVEFKTASSKVAPVFAAADDDLPPLIPPVKPVKMPEPLPPVDATKVASKPKMDIELQSVPVEVAKAVTMVKSAPIESAKVVAKASTAAVEVVKAAPAKIEAVKEAPPIKHAPVEADKPAVVAKPAPVEAAKPAVVAKPAPVEAAKPAAEAKPAPVEAVKPAAEAKPAPVEAAKPAVVAKPAPVEAVKPAAEAKPAPIEAAKSAVIAKPAPVEAAKPAFVAKPAPVEAEKPAAEAKPAQIEAAKPVAKPKPAPVEAAKPVAEPKPAPVEAAKPVAEPKPAPVEAAKPVAEHKPAHVEAAKPVAEHKPTAAEVTKPAPVVVAKPATEAELVKAAPAEVPSKPAAEPSSAPLKPASVEPAVPAPVPHKLTFAEAVAKPAPVKPEVEVIGKTPSEPISSPKPAPKPAKTPVKVEPVIKNDKGSGTESDSDDSVPELEEQDSAQTQTQQAQLAAAAEIDEEPVSKAKQSRSEKKARKAMSKLGLRQVTGVTRVTIRKSKNILFVITKPDVYKSPASDTYIVFGEAKIEDLSQQAQLAAAEKFKVQGEAVSNIQENTQTPTVQEESEEEEVDDTGVEVKDIELVMSQANVSRTKAVRALKNNNNDIVNAIMELTM, from the exons CTACACCTCCTGCCCCATCTTCCTCCCAGAAACCTCAGGCAGCTTCTGGCCCTGCAAAGCCCAAAGGCAAAGATGCCAAGAGTGCGCAGGGCTCCTCTGCCCCAAAGGCTGTCCCTGGCAGAAGAAAACGCTCCTCTATGTctgcctcttcttcctctcccacCTCACCGAAATCTGCTACTGCCACTACCCCTCTGTCACCTGTTACATCTCCCCTAGCTACCTCACCTGGCAGCTCTCCTGCTGCCCGCTTCACCCCGAAAGTTGTCAAGGCTGGCAAACAAGGAAAAGCTAAGAAAGGAGAGGCTTTTGTGCCTGTTCCTTCCCCTGTGGAGTGCAAGGTCACACCAGTAAAGGAAAAACCAGTAGAGGCTAACCTCATGCAAACTGTTGTTGAAGCTAAACCTGCCCCAGTTGAGCCAAACAAAccatcagcagctgctgcaaAGCCTGTTGTTGCCCCAGCTGCTTTTAAAGTTACCTCAAAGCCTGCTGTGGCAGCTCCAGTTTCATTTTCAGATACTCTTGCCTCTAGCCCTCCCACATCAGTTGAATTTAAGACAGCTTCATCAAAGGTTGCTCCTGTTTTTgcagctgctgatgatgatCTCCCTCCACTGATTCCACCTGTGAAGCCAGTTAAAATGCCAGAACCTCTTCCCCCTGTAGACGCTACTAAGGTAGCATCTAAACCTAAGATGGATATTGAGCTTCAGTCTGTGCCTGTTGAAGTTGCCAAAGCAGTAACCATGGTTAAATCTGCACCTATTGAAAGTGCTAAAGTGGTTGCTAAAGCCTCAACTGCAGCTGTTGAGGTTGTTAAAGCAGCCCCAGCCAAAATTGAGGCTGTTAAGGAGGCTCCCCCAATCAAACATGCTCCCGTTGAGGCTGATAAGCCAGCTGTTGTGGCTAAACCTGCTCCCGTTGAGGCTGCTAAGCCAGCTGTTGTGGCCAAACCTGCTCCTGTCGAG GCTGCGAAGCCAGCTGCTGAGGCCAAACCTGCCCCTGTTGAG GCTGTTAAGCCAGCTGCTGAGGCAAAACCTGCTCCAGTTGAGGCTGCTAAACCTGCTGTTGTAGCCAAACCTGCTCCCGTTGAGGCTGTTAAGCCAGCTGCTGAGGCAAAACCTGCTCCAATTGAGGCTGCTAAGTCAGCTGTTATAGCCAAACCTGCTCCTGTTGAGGCTGCTAAGCCAGCCTTTGTAGCCAAACCTGCTCCCGTTGAGGCTGAAAAGCCAGCTGCTGAGGCCAAACCTGCTCAAATTGAGGCTGCTAAACCAGTTGCAAAACCTAAACCAGCTCCCGTTGAGGCTGCTAAGCCAGTTGCAGAACCTAAACCAGCTCCCGTTGAGGCTGCTAAACCAGTTGCAGAACCTAAACCAGCTCCCGTTGAGGCTGCTAAACCAGTTGCAGAACATAAACCAGCTCACGTTGAGGCTGCTAAACCAGTTGCAGAACATAAACCAACTGCCGCTGAGGTTACCAAGCCGGCCCCTGTTGTGGTTGCTAAGCCAGCTACTGAGGCAGAATTGGTCAAGGCGGCACCTGCCGAGGTGCCTTCCAAACCAGCAGCTGAGCCTTCATCTGCTCCCCTAAAACCCGCTTCAGTTGAGCCTGCTGTTCCTGCCCCAGTTCCCCATAAACTCACATTTGCTGAGGCAGTTGCAAAACCTGCCCCTGTTAAACCTGAGGTTGAGGTAATTGGTAAGACTCCTTCTGAACCCATCTCATCACCCAAACCTGCCCCCAAACCTGCTAAAACCCCAGTCAAGGTGGAGCCTGTGATCAAGAACGACAAGg GATCCGGTACTGAGTCAGACAGCGATGACTCAGTCCCTGAGCTGGAGGAACAGGACTCTgcgcagacacagacacagcaagCTCAG CTTGCAGCAGCTGCTGAAATTGACGAGGAACCGGTCAGCAAAGCCAAACAGAGCCGCAGTGAAAAGAAGGCACGAAAG GCAATGTCAAAGCTTGGTCTCAGGCAGGTAACAGGGGTCACCAGGGTCACCATTCGCAAGTCAAAGAACATCTTGTTTGTCATCACCAAACCAGACGTCTACAAGAGCCCTGCATCAGACACATACATAGTCTTCGGTGAAGCTAAG ATTGAAGATCTCTCACAGCAAGCCCAGCTGGCCGCCGCAGAAAAATTCAAGGTACAGGGAGAAGCTGTTTCAAACATccaggaaaacacacagacgCCAACAGTACAGGAGGAGAGCGAAGAAGAAGAG GTGGATGACACCGGAGTGGAGGTCAAGGACATTGAACTCGTCATGTCACAAGCCAACGTGTCGCGGACGAAGGCTGTACGCGctctgaaaaacaacaacaacgacattGTCAATGCTATTATG GAGTTGACAATGTAA
- the naca gene encoding nascent polypeptide-associated complex subunit alpha isoform X13 has product MPGEATETVPVTEQEMQQPQVETATPPAPSSSQKPQAASGPAKPKGKDAKSAQGSSAPKAVPGRRKRSSMSASSSSPTSPKSATATTPLSPVTSPLATSPGSSPAARFTPKVVKAGKQGKAKKGEAFVPVPSPVECKVTPVKEKPVEANLMQTVVEAKPAPVEPNKPSAAAAKPVVAPAAFKVTSKPAVAAPVSFSDTLASSPPTSVEFKTASSKVAPVFAAADDDLPPLIPPVKPVKMPEPLPPVDATKVASKPKMDIELQSVPVEVAKAVTMVKSAPIESAKVVAKASTAAVEVVKAAPAKIEAVKEAPPIKHAPVEADKPAVVAKPAPVEAAKPAVVAKPAPVEAAKPVVVAKPAPVEAAKPAVVAKPAPVEAAKSAVVAKPAPVEAAVAEPAPVEAVKPAAEAKPAPVEAAKPAVVAKPAPVEAVKPAAEAKPAPIEAAKSAVIAKPAPVEAAKPAFVAKPAPVEAEKPAAEAKPAQIEAAKPVAKPKPAPVEAAKPVAEPKPAPVEAAKPVAEPKPAPVEAAKPVAEHKPAHVEAAKPVAEHKPTAAEVTKPAPVVVAKPATEAELVKAAPAEVPSKPAAEPSSAPLKPASVEPAVPAPVPHKLTFAEAVAKPAPVKPEVEVIGKTPSEPISSPKPAPKPAKTPVKVEPVIKNDKGSGTESDSDDSVPELEEQDSAQTQTQQAQLAAAAEIDEEPVSKAKQSRSEKKARKAMSKLGLRQVTGVTRVTIRKSKNILFVITKPDVYKSPASDTYIVFGEAKIEDLSQQAQLAAAEKFKVQGEAVSNIQENTQTPTVQEESEEEEVDDTGVEVKDIELVMSQANVSRTKAVRALKNNNNDIVNAIMELTM; this is encoded by the exons CTACACCTCCTGCCCCATCTTCCTCCCAGAAACCTCAGGCAGCTTCTGGCCCTGCAAAGCCCAAAGGCAAAGATGCCAAGAGTGCGCAGGGCTCCTCTGCCCCAAAGGCTGTCCCTGGCAGAAGAAAACGCTCCTCTATGTctgcctcttcttcctctcccacCTCACCGAAATCTGCTACTGCCACTACCCCTCTGTCACCTGTTACATCTCCCCTAGCTACCTCACCTGGCAGCTCTCCTGCTGCCCGCTTCACCCCGAAAGTTGTCAAGGCTGGCAAACAAGGAAAAGCTAAGAAAGGAGAGGCTTTTGTGCCTGTTCCTTCCCCTGTGGAGTGCAAGGTCACACCAGTAAAGGAAAAACCAGTAGAGGCTAACCTCATGCAAACTGTTGTTGAAGCTAAACCTGCCCCAGTTGAGCCAAACAAAccatcagcagctgctgcaaAGCCTGTTGTTGCCCCAGCTGCTTTTAAAGTTACCTCAAAGCCTGCTGTGGCAGCTCCAGTTTCATTTTCAGATACTCTTGCCTCTAGCCCTCCCACATCAGTTGAATTTAAGACAGCTTCATCAAAGGTTGCTCCTGTTTTTgcagctgctgatgatgatCTCCCTCCACTGATTCCACCTGTGAAGCCAGTTAAAATGCCAGAACCTCTTCCCCCTGTAGACGCTACTAAGGTAGCATCTAAACCTAAGATGGATATTGAGCTTCAGTCTGTGCCTGTTGAAGTTGCCAAAGCAGTAACCATGGTTAAATCTGCACCTATTGAAAGTGCTAAAGTGGTTGCTAAAGCCTCAACTGCAGCTGTTGAGGTTGTTAAAGCAGCCCCAGCCAAAATTGAGGCTGTTAAGGAGGCTCCCCCAATCAAACATGCTCCCGTTGAGGCTGATAAGCCAGCTGTTGTGGCTAAACCTGCTCCCGTTGAGGCTGCTAAGCCAGCTGTTGTGGCCAAACCTGCTCCTGTCGAG GCTGCTAAGCCAGTTGTTGTAGCCAAACCTGCTCCCGTTGAGGCTGCTAAGCCAGCTGTTGTAGCCAAACCTGCTCCCGTTGAGGCTGCTAAGTCAGCTGTTGTAGCCAAACCTGCCCCTGTTGAGGCTGCTGTAGCCGAACCTGCTCCCGTTGAGGCTGTTAAGCCAGCTGCTGAGGCAAAACCTGCTCCAGTTGAGGCTGCTAAACCTGCTGTTGTAGCCAAACCTGCTCCCGTTGAGGCTGTTAAGCCAGCTGCTGAGGCAAAACCTGCTCCAATTGAGGCTGCTAAGTCAGCTGTTATAGCCAAACCTGCTCCTGTTGAGGCTGCTAAGCCAGCCTTTGTAGCCAAACCTGCTCCCGTTGAGGCTGAAAAGCCAGCTGCTGAGGCCAAACCTGCTCAAATTGAGGCTGCTAAACCAGTTGCAAAACCTAAACCAGCTCCCGTTGAGGCTGCTAAGCCAGTTGCAGAACCTAAACCAGCTCCCGTTGAGGCTGCTAAACCAGTTGCAGAACCTAAACCAGCTCCCGTTGAGGCTGCTAAACCAGTTGCAGAACATAAACCAGCTCACGTTGAGGCTGCTAAACCAGTTGCAGAACATAAACCAACTGCCGCTGAGGTTACCAAGCCGGCCCCTGTTGTGGTTGCTAAGCCAGCTACTGAGGCAGAATTGGTCAAGGCGGCACCTGCCGAGGTGCCTTCCAAACCAGCAGCTGAGCCTTCATCTGCTCCCCTAAAACCCGCTTCAGTTGAGCCTGCTGTTCCTGCCCCAGTTCCCCATAAACTCACATTTGCTGAGGCAGTTGCAAAACCTGCCCCTGTTAAACCTGAGGTTGAGGTAATTGGTAAGACTCCTTCTGAACCCATCTCATCACCCAAACCTGCCCCCAAACCTGCTAAAACCCCAGTCAAGGTGGAGCCTGTGATCAAGAACGACAAGg GATCCGGTACTGAGTCAGACAGCGATGACTCAGTCCCTGAGCTGGAGGAACAGGACTCTgcgcagacacagacacagcaagCTCAG CTTGCAGCAGCTGCTGAAATTGACGAGGAACCGGTCAGCAAAGCCAAACAGAGCCGCAGTGAAAAGAAGGCACGAAAG GCAATGTCAAAGCTTGGTCTCAGGCAGGTAACAGGGGTCACCAGGGTCACCATTCGCAAGTCAAAGAACATCTTGTTTGTCATCACCAAACCAGACGTCTACAAGAGCCCTGCATCAGACACATACATAGTCTTCGGTGAAGCTAAG ATTGAAGATCTCTCACAGCAAGCCCAGCTGGCCGCCGCAGAAAAATTCAAGGTACAGGGAGAAGCTGTTTCAAACATccaggaaaacacacagacgCCAACAGTACAGGAGGAGAGCGAAGAAGAAGAG GTGGATGACACCGGAGTGGAGGTCAAGGACATTGAACTCGTCATGTCACAAGCCAACGTGTCGCGGACGAAGGCTGTACGCGctctgaaaaacaacaacaacgacattGTCAATGCTATTATG GAGTTGACAATGTAA
- the naca gene encoding nascent polypeptide-associated complex subunit alpha isoform X17 has protein sequence MPGEATETVPVTEQEMQQPQVETATPPAPSSSQKPQAASGPAKPKGKDAKSAQGSSAPKAVPGRRKRSSMSASSSSPTSPKSATATTPLSPVTSPLATSPGSSPAARFTPKVVKAGKQGKAKKGEAFVPVPSPVECKVTPVKEKPVEANLMQTVVEAKPAPVEPNKPSAAAAKPVVAPAAFKVTSKPAVAAPVSFSDTLASSPPTSVEFKTASSKVAPVFAAADDDLPPLIPPVKPVKMPEPLPPVDATKVASKPKMDIELQSVPVEVAKAVTMVKSAPIESAKVVAKASTAAVEVVKAAPAKIEAVKEAPPIKHAPVEADKPAVVAKPAPVEAAKPAVVAKPAPVEAAKPAFVAKPAPVEAAKPAAEAKPAPVEAVKPAAEAKPAPVEAAKPAVVAKPAPVEAVKPAAEAKPAPIEAAKSAVIAKPAPVEAAKPAFVAKPAPVEAEKPAAEAKPAQIEAAKPVAKPKPAPVEAAKPVAEPKPAPVEAAKPVAEPKPAPVEAAKPVAEHKPAHVEAAKPVAEHKPTAAEVTKPAPVVVAKPATEAELVKAAPAEVPSKPAAEPSSAPLKPASVEPAVPAPVPHKLTFAEAVAKPAPVKPEVEVIGKTPSEPISSPKPAPKPAKTPVKVEPVIKNDKGSGTESDSDDSVPELEEQDSAQTQTQQAQLAAAAEIDEEPVSKAKQSRSEKKARKAMSKLGLRQVTGVTRVTIRKSKNILFVITKPDVYKSPASDTYIVFGEAKIEDLSQQAQLAAAEKFKVQGEAVSNIQENTQTPTVQEESEEEEVDDTGVEVKDIELVMSQANVSRTKAVRALKNNNNDIVNAIMELTM, from the exons CTACACCTCCTGCCCCATCTTCCTCCCAGAAACCTCAGGCAGCTTCTGGCCCTGCAAAGCCCAAAGGCAAAGATGCCAAGAGTGCGCAGGGCTCCTCTGCCCCAAAGGCTGTCCCTGGCAGAAGAAAACGCTCCTCTATGTctgcctcttcttcctctcccacCTCACCGAAATCTGCTACTGCCACTACCCCTCTGTCACCTGTTACATCTCCCCTAGCTACCTCACCTGGCAGCTCTCCTGCTGCCCGCTTCACCCCGAAAGTTGTCAAGGCTGGCAAACAAGGAAAAGCTAAGAAAGGAGAGGCTTTTGTGCCTGTTCCTTCCCCTGTGGAGTGCAAGGTCACACCAGTAAAGGAAAAACCAGTAGAGGCTAACCTCATGCAAACTGTTGTTGAAGCTAAACCTGCCCCAGTTGAGCCAAACAAAccatcagcagctgctgcaaAGCCTGTTGTTGCCCCAGCTGCTTTTAAAGTTACCTCAAAGCCTGCTGTGGCAGCTCCAGTTTCATTTTCAGATACTCTTGCCTCTAGCCCTCCCACATCAGTTGAATTTAAGACAGCTTCATCAAAGGTTGCTCCTGTTTTTgcagctgctgatgatgatCTCCCTCCACTGATTCCACCTGTGAAGCCAGTTAAAATGCCAGAACCTCTTCCCCCTGTAGACGCTACTAAGGTAGCATCTAAACCTAAGATGGATATTGAGCTTCAGTCTGTGCCTGTTGAAGTTGCCAAAGCAGTAACCATGGTTAAATCTGCACCTATTGAAAGTGCTAAAGTGGTTGCTAAAGCCTCAACTGCAGCTGTTGAGGTTGTTAAAGCAGCCCCAGCCAAAATTGAGGCTGTTAAGGAGGCTCCCCCAATCAAACATGCTCCCGTTGAGGCTGATAAGCCAGCTGTTGTGGCTAAACCTGCTCCCGTTGAGGCTGCTAAGCCAGCTGTTGTGGCCAAACCTGCTCCTGTCGAGGCTGCTAAGCCAGCCTTTGTAGCCAAACCTGCTCCCGTTGAGGCTGCGAAGCCAGCTGCTGAGGCCAAACCTGCCCCTGTTGAG GCTGTTAAGCCAGCTGCTGAGGCAAAACCTGCTCCAGTTGAGGCTGCTAAACCTGCTGTTGTAGCCAAACCTGCTCCCGTTGAGGCTGTTAAGCCAGCTGCTGAGGCAAAACCTGCTCCAATTGAGGCTGCTAAGTCAGCTGTTATAGCCAAACCTGCTCCTGTTGAGGCTGCTAAGCCAGCCTTTGTAGCCAAACCTGCTCCCGTTGAGGCTGAAAAGCCAGCTGCTGAGGCCAAACCTGCTCAAATTGAGGCTGCTAAACCAGTTGCAAAACCTAAACCAGCTCCCGTTGAGGCTGCTAAGCCAGTTGCAGAACCTAAACCAGCTCCCGTTGAGGCTGCTAAACCAGTTGCAGAACCTAAACCAGCTCCCGTTGAGGCTGCTAAACCAGTTGCAGAACATAAACCAGCTCACGTTGAGGCTGCTAAACCAGTTGCAGAACATAAACCAACTGCCGCTGAGGTTACCAAGCCGGCCCCTGTTGTGGTTGCTAAGCCAGCTACTGAGGCAGAATTGGTCAAGGCGGCACCTGCCGAGGTGCCTTCCAAACCAGCAGCTGAGCCTTCATCTGCTCCCCTAAAACCCGCTTCAGTTGAGCCTGCTGTTCCTGCCCCAGTTCCCCATAAACTCACATTTGCTGAGGCAGTTGCAAAACCTGCCCCTGTTAAACCTGAGGTTGAGGTAATTGGTAAGACTCCTTCTGAACCCATCTCATCACCCAAACCTGCCCCCAAACCTGCTAAAACCCCAGTCAAGGTGGAGCCTGTGATCAAGAACGACAAGg GATCCGGTACTGAGTCAGACAGCGATGACTCAGTCCCTGAGCTGGAGGAACAGGACTCTgcgcagacacagacacagcaagCTCAG CTTGCAGCAGCTGCTGAAATTGACGAGGAACCGGTCAGCAAAGCCAAACAGAGCCGCAGTGAAAAGAAGGCACGAAAG GCAATGTCAAAGCTTGGTCTCAGGCAGGTAACAGGGGTCACCAGGGTCACCATTCGCAAGTCAAAGAACATCTTGTTTGTCATCACCAAACCAGACGTCTACAAGAGCCCTGCATCAGACACATACATAGTCTTCGGTGAAGCTAAG ATTGAAGATCTCTCACAGCAAGCCCAGCTGGCCGCCGCAGAAAAATTCAAGGTACAGGGAGAAGCTGTTTCAAACATccaggaaaacacacagacgCCAACAGTACAGGAGGAGAGCGAAGAAGAAGAG GTGGATGACACCGGAGTGGAGGTCAAGGACATTGAACTCGTCATGTCACAAGCCAACGTGTCGCGGACGAAGGCTGTACGCGctctgaaaaacaacaacaacgacattGTCAATGCTATTATG GAGTTGACAATGTAA